Proteins encoded within one genomic window of Bacteroidota bacterium:
- a CDS encoding type II toxin-antitoxin system RelE/ParE family toxin: protein MKIRITKSFRNKLNDQVEYIAKDKISAARKFKSEVLNTIRQIPSMPFKNRKSIFFDRDDIRDLTYKGYIIVYKFNKKEDLIEVFGFTKYQEKPFKR from the coding sequence ATGAAAATTAGGATTACTAAATCATTTAGAAACAAACTGAATGATCAGGTTGAATATATCGCCAAAGACAAAATATCTGCTGCACGAAAATTCAAATCTGAGGTTTTAAACACAATAAGACAAATCCCATCAATGCCATTTAAAAACCGAAAATCAATATTTTTTGATCGTGATGATATTCGGGATTTAACGTATAAAGGTTATATAATAGTTTATAAATTCAATAAAAAAGAAGATTTGATTGAAGTATTTGGATTTACAAAGTATCAAGAAAAACCTTTCAAAAGATAA
- a CDS encoding tRNA pseudouridine synthase A, translated as MQTIRLRVNDQIYKNLMWFLKRFNKEEIQIIEENEDFLSIQDYLRKELELVEKDTAEFISLEELDRDLESSIRKYEN; from the coding sequence ATGCAAACCATTCGTTTAAGAGTAAATGATCAGATTTATAAAAACCTAATGTGGTTTCTTAAAAGGTTTAATAAAGAAGAAATCCAAATAATTGAGGAAAATGAAGATTTTCTATCTATTCAAGATTACTTGAGAAAGGAACTAGAACTCGTTGAAAAAGATACCGCTGAGTTTATTAGTCTTGAAGAGCTAGATAGAGATTTAGAAAGCTCAATTAGGAAATATGAAAATTAG